The Malus sylvestris chromosome 12, drMalSylv7.2, whole genome shotgun sequence genome contains a region encoding:
- the LOC126594594 gene encoding actin-related protein 4-like: MVQEIDGIENAENIASHAGLTEMVINCINKCEGCHHAELYSNILLTGGIASVPQLKEHLQKDVQESCMSHFDSWSKFW, translated from the exons ATGGTTCAG GAGATTGATGGTATCGAGAATGCTGAGAATATTGCTAGTCATGCTGGATTAACTGAAATG GTTATAAACTGCATTAACAAGTGTGAGGGGTGTCATCATGctgaactttatagcaatatactG CTTACTGGAGGCATAGCTTCAGTGCCACAGTTGAAGGAGCATCTTCAGAAAGATGTGCAGGAG TCTTGTATGAGCCACTTTGACTCTTGGAGCAAATTTTGGTGA